One region of Deferribacterota bacterium genomic DNA includes:
- a CDS encoding CheR family methyltransferase, translated as IDFIFCRNVLIYFDVDMKKRVLDIMYNVLNIGGSLFLGHAETISKLTDKFSLKNFNNGSLYIKRG; from the coding sequence ATAGATTTTATATTTTGTAGAAATGTTTTGATATACTTTGATGTTGATATGAAAAAGAGGGTGTTAGATATAATGTATAATGTTCTTAATATTGGAGGTTCTTTGTTTTTAGGGCATGCAGAAACTATTTCAAAATTAACTGATAAATTTTCTTTAAAAAATTTTAATAATGGCTCACTATATATAAAAAGGGGGTAG